A window from Pseudomonas kribbensis encodes these proteins:
- the ubiG gene encoding bifunctional 2-polyprenyl-6-hydroxyphenol methylase/3-demethylubiquinol 3-O-methyltransferase UbiG, producing MSNVDHAEIAKFEALAHRWWDRESEFKPLHDINPLRVNWIDERVNLAGKKVLDVGCGGGILSEAMAQRGATVTGIDMGEAPLAVAQLHQLESGVNVEYRQITAEALAEEMPEQFDVVTCLEMLEHVPDPSSVIRACFRMVKPGGQVFFSTINRNPKAYLFAIVGAEYIMKLLPRGTHDFKKFIRPSELGAWSRMAGLTVKDIIGLTYNPLTKHYKLAADVDVNYMIQTLREE from the coding sequence ATGAGCAACGTCGACCACGCCGAAATCGCCAAATTCGAAGCACTGGCCCATCGCTGGTGGGACCGCGAAAGCGAGTTCAAACCGCTGCACGACATCAACCCGCTACGGGTCAACTGGATTGACGAGCGGGTCAATCTGGCCGGCAAGAAAGTCCTCGACGTCGGTTGCGGCGGCGGCATTCTCAGCGAAGCCATGGCCCAGCGCGGCGCGACCGTGACCGGCATCGACATGGGCGAAGCGCCCCTGGCGGTCGCACAACTGCATCAGCTGGAATCCGGTGTGAACGTCGAGTACCGGCAGATCACCGCCGAAGCCCTGGCCGAAGAAATGCCCGAGCAGTTCGACGTCGTCACCTGCCTGGAAATGCTCGAACACGTACCGGATCCATCCTCGGTAATCCGCGCCTGCTTCCGCATGGTCAAGCCTGGCGGCCAGGTGTTCTTCTCCACCATCAACCGCAACCCGAAGGCTTACCTGTTCGCCATCGTCGGCGCCGAATACATCATGAAGCTGCTGCCGCGCGGCACCCACGACTTCAAGAAATTCATCCGCCCGTCCGAGCTCGGCGCCTGGAGCCGCATGGCCGGCCTCACCGTCAAGGACATCATCGGCCTGACCTACAACCCGCTGACCAAGCACTACAAGCTGGCGGCGGACGTTGATGTCAACTACATGATCCAGACCCTGCGCGAGGAATAA
- a CDS encoding TRZ/ATZ family hydrolase, translating into MPKPAIALDLLLLPTWLVPVEPAGVVLKEHGLGIRDGRIVFIGPRAEALKCNAAEVRELPDVLLAPGLINAHGHAAMTLFRGLADDLPLMTWLENHIWPAEGKWVDEDFVRDGTDLAIAEQIKGGITCFSDMYFFPKVASERVHNSGIRAQIAIPILDFPIPGAASADEAIRQGVELFGDLKHHERIKITFGPHAPYTVGDENLEKIRVIAEELDASIHMHVHETAFEVQQAVEQRGERPLARLGRLGLLGPRFQAVHMTQISDDDLALLVESNTNVIHCPESNLKLASGFCPVERLWQAGVNVAVGTDGAASNNDLDLLGETRTAALLAKAVAGSATALDAHRALRMATLNGARALGIEAETGSLELGKAADIVAFDLSGLAQQPVYDPVSQLIYATGRDCVKHLWVAGKQLLDDRRLTRLDEQQLGETARAWGRRISGHTES; encoded by the coding sequence ATGCCGAAACCTGCCATTGCGCTCGACTTATTATTGCTGCCGACCTGGCTGGTACCCGTCGAACCCGCAGGCGTTGTGCTCAAGGAGCATGGCCTGGGCATCCGCGACGGTCGCATCGTGTTCATCGGCCCGCGCGCCGAAGCCTTGAAGTGTAACGCCGCCGAAGTCCGTGAATTGCCGGATGTTCTGCTCGCCCCCGGCCTGATCAATGCTCATGGCCATGCCGCCATGACCCTGTTCCGCGGCCTCGCCGACGATCTGCCGCTGATGACCTGGCTGGAAAACCACATCTGGCCGGCCGAGGGCAAATGGGTCGATGAAGATTTCGTGCGTGACGGCACCGACCTGGCCATCGCCGAGCAGATAAAAGGTGGCATCACCTGTTTTTCGGACATGTATTTCTTCCCGAAGGTTGCCAGCGAGCGCGTGCACAACAGCGGAATCCGTGCGCAGATCGCCATTCCGATCCTCGATTTCCCGATTCCGGGCGCCGCCAGCGCCGATGAAGCCATTCGTCAGGGCGTCGAACTGTTCGGCGACCTGAAGCATCACGAACGCATCAAGATCACTTTCGGCCCTCATGCACCCTACACCGTTGGTGATGAGAACCTGGAAAAAATCCGCGTGATCGCCGAGGAGCTGGACGCTTCGATCCACATGCACGTCCACGAGACCGCCTTCGAAGTGCAGCAAGCGGTCGAACAGCGCGGCGAACGTCCGCTGGCCCGCCTCGGCCGACTGGGCCTGCTCGGCCCGCGCTTCCAGGCCGTGCACATGACCCAGATCAGCGATGACGACCTGGCGTTGCTGGTAGAAAGCAACACCAATGTGATCCATTGCCCGGAGTCGAACCTGAAGCTGGCCAGCGGCTTCTGCCCGGTGGAGCGCCTGTGGCAGGCCGGGGTCAACGTGGCGGTCGGCACCGATGGCGCGGCGAGCAACAATGACCTGGACCTGCTGGGCGAAACCCGCACTGCTGCGCTGCTGGCCAAAGCTGTCGCCGGTTCCGCCACCGCGCTGGACGCCCATCGAGCGCTGCGCATGGCGACGCTGAACGGCGCGCGTGCCTTGGGGATCGAAGCCGAAACCGGCTCCCTGGAACTCGGCAAGGCTGCGGACATTGTCGCCTTCGACCTGTCCGGCCTGGCCCAGCAACCGGTCTATGACCCGGTCTCGCAACTTATTTACGCCACCGGCCGGGACTGCGTGAAACATCTGTGGGTCGCCGGCAAGCAGCTGCTCGACGACCGGCGCCTGACGCGCCTGGACGAACAACAGCTCGGCGAAACCGCCCGGGCCTGGGGCCGACGCATCAGCGGCCACACCGAATCGTAA